Proteins encoded by one window of Bradyrhizobium sp. B097:
- a CDS encoding DUF2927 domain-containing protein: protein MGAEIPAIASRQRNEKKVFTDAEIVEGFLKTAFGAEYHLAGRVDRIRKYDRSVRVFADGNRADRKAQLAKVIADIRAKVQHLDIAMTEDNDAANVVVKLVRDRELYRTIATFYGQERAKEIRTSLDPQCLSGFRKNENYEIEHSDVILTVDNGDFVFLDCAYEELLQSLGPINDTATVPWTMFNDSVSMGFFDVYDQYLLNLLYDPRIKPGMTVQEVKAALPEVLTDVRAWVAKVNHLE, encoded by the coding sequence ATGGGCGCAGAGATTCCAGCCATCGCCTCGCGCCAGCGCAACGAGAAGAAGGTCTTCACCGACGCCGAGATCGTCGAGGGCTTTCTGAAAACCGCGTTCGGCGCGGAATACCATCTCGCCGGTCGGGTCGACCGCATCCGCAAATACGACAGATCGGTGCGCGTGTTCGCCGACGGCAACCGCGCCGACCGCAAGGCCCAGCTCGCCAAGGTCATCGCCGACATCCGAGCCAAGGTGCAGCATCTCGACATCGCGATGACCGAGGACAACGACGCGGCCAATGTCGTGGTCAAGCTGGTGCGCGACCGCGAGCTCTACCGCACGATCGCGACCTTCTACGGCCAGGAGCGCGCCAAGGAGATCCGCACCTCGCTCGACCCGCAATGCCTGTCGGGCTTCCGCAAGAACGAGAATTACGAGATCGAGCATTCCGACGTCATCCTCACCGTCGACAATGGCGATTTCGTCTTCCTCGACTGCGCCTATGAGGAGCTGTTGCAGTCGCTCGGCCCGATCAACGACACTGCGACCGTGCCGTGGACCATGTTCAACGACAGCGTCTCGATGGGCTTTTTCGACGTCTACGACCAATACCTGCTCAATCTGCTCTACGACCCCCGCATCAAGCCCGGGATGACCGTGCAGGAGGTCAAGGCCGCGCTGCCCGAAGTGCTCACCGACGTCCGCGCCTGGGTGGCGAAGGTGAACCATCTGGAGTGA
- a CDS encoding L,D-transpeptidase: MRKIALMFAALTILAGAGQAQAQFFDSRGYQSEVPSFFGGGGASPIPRTTVNYETNYAPGTIVVNTAERRLYLVMANGQALRYGIGVGRDGFRWSGVHRISAKKEWPSWTPPSDMLRRRPDLPRHMAGGIENPLGARAMYLGSTLYRIHGSNEPETIGQAVSSGCFRMTNEDVKDLYDRVSVGATVVVKN; this comes from the coding sequence ATGCGCAAGATTGCCTTGATGTTTGCCGCGCTCACGATCCTGGCCGGTGCCGGCCAGGCCCAGGCCCAGTTCTTCGACTCCCGGGGCTACCAGTCCGAGGTCCCAAGCTTTTTCGGCGGCGGCGGCGCGAGCCCGATCCCGCGCACCACCGTCAACTACGAGACCAACTACGCTCCCGGCACCATCGTGGTGAACACCGCCGAGCGCCGGCTCTATCTGGTGATGGCGAACGGCCAGGCGCTGCGCTACGGCATCGGCGTCGGCCGCGACGGCTTCCGCTGGAGCGGTGTGCACCGCATCTCCGCGAAGAAGGAATGGCCGTCCTGGACGCCGCCCTCGGACATGCTGCGCCGCCGCCCCGATCTGCCGCGCCACATGGCCGGCGGCATCGAGAACCCGCTCGGCGCGCGCGCGATGTATCTCGGCTCGACGCTGTATCGCATCCACGGCTCGAACGAGCCGGAGACGATCGGCCAGGCGGTCTCGTCGGGCTGTTTCCGGATGACCAATGAGGACGTCAAGGACCTCTATGATCGCGTCTCGGTCGGCGCCACCGTGGTGGTGAAGAACTGA
- a CDS encoding acetolactate synthase large subunit, whose amino-acid sequence MNGAESLVRTLVAGGVDVCFTNPGTSEMHFVAALDKVPGMRCVLGLFEGVVTGAADGYFRMKGTPASTLLHLGPGLANGLANLHNAKKAHSGIVNIVGQHATYHIEYNAPLTSDIEGLARPMSAWVRTSPDAKSVARDGAAAIAAASGAPPQVATLILPADTAWNEADGVAQVPVESQRRNYSPQAVESAAKVLRSGEPTLLLMTGSAVTEPGLALAAQIAGKTGCKVMGQLASPRMARGRGRFSIERVPYVVELALAALKGFRHIVLVEANEPVAFFAYPNKPSLLKPDGCEVHRMTSSGENSVAALQALASAVGAKPADVKPQATVELVKPTGALNHASIAQAIAAAVPDNAILVDESITTGRGFFPLTASAAPHDWIQNLGGSIGYSTPVATGAAIACPDRKVICMVGDGSAMYTIQSLWTQAREGLNIVTIVFANRMYQILRGEFDGVGAGEPGKRAQDMLRIDSPTLDFVALAKSMGVPGRAVTTADEFNKALADAIAEPGPRLIEVQV is encoded by the coding sequence ATGAACGGTGCGGAAAGTCTGGTGCGAACATTGGTCGCGGGCGGCGTGGACGTCTGCTTTACCAATCCCGGCACCTCGGAGATGCATTTCGTCGCGGCGCTGGACAAGGTCCCCGGCATGCGCTGCGTGCTCGGCCTGTTCGAAGGTGTGGTGACCGGTGCCGCCGACGGCTATTTCCGCATGAAGGGAACGCCGGCCTCGACGCTGCTGCATCTCGGGCCCGGTCTCGCCAATGGCCTCGCCAATCTGCACAACGCCAAGAAGGCGCATTCCGGCATCGTCAACATCGTCGGCCAGCATGCGACCTATCACATCGAATACAACGCGCCCCTGACGTCCGACATCGAAGGCCTGGCACGGCCGATGTCGGCCTGGGTGCGCACCTCGCCGGACGCCAAGTCGGTCGCCCGTGATGGCGCCGCCGCGATCGCCGCCGCCAGCGGCGCACCGCCGCAGGTTGCGACCTTGATCCTGCCTGCCGACACCGCGTGGAACGAGGCCGACGGGGTGGCCCAGGTGCCGGTGGAATCGCAGCGCCGGAACTATTCGCCACAGGCCGTCGAGAGCGCCGCCAAGGTGCTGCGCAGCGGTGAACCGACATTGCTGCTGATGACCGGCAGCGCGGTGACAGAGCCAGGGCTGGCGCTGGCGGCGCAGATCGCCGGCAAGACCGGCTGCAAGGTCATGGGTCAGCTGGCGAGCCCGCGGATGGCGCGCGGACGCGGGCGGTTTTCGATCGAGCGGGTGCCTTACGTGGTCGAGCTGGCGCTCGCGGCGCTGAAGGGCTTTCGGCACATCGTTCTCGTCGAAGCCAACGAACCTGTCGCATTCTTCGCCTATCCGAACAAACCGAGCCTGCTGAAGCCGGATGGATGCGAGGTGCATCGCATGACTTCGAGCGGGGAGAATTCGGTGGCGGCGCTGCAGGCGCTGGCCTCGGCGGTTGGCGCCAAGCCGGCCGATGTGAAGCCGCAGGCGACCGTCGAACTGGTGAAGCCGACAGGTGCCTTGAACCACGCGTCGATCGCCCAGGCGATCGCGGCTGCGGTTCCTGACAATGCCATCCTGGTCGACGAATCCATCACGACCGGGCGCGGCTTCTTTCCGCTGACGGCGAGCGCCGCTCCGCACGACTGGATTCAGAATCTGGGCGGCTCGATCGGCTATTCGACGCCGGTCGCGACCGGCGCGGCGATCGCCTGTCCGGACCGCAAGGTGATCTGCATGGTCGGCGATGGCAGCGCGATGTACACGATCCAGTCGCTGTGGACGCAGGCGCGCGAAGGGCTCAACATTGTCACCATCGTCTTCGCCAATCGCATGTACCAGATCCTGCGCGGGGAGTTCGATGGCGTCGGCGCCGGCGAACCGGGCAAGCGCGCGCAGGACATGCTGAGGATCGACAGCCCGACGCTGGATTTCGTCGCGCTCGCCAAGAGCATGGGCGTGCCGGGCCGGGCGGTGACCACCGCGGACGAGTTCAACAAGGCCTTGGCGGATGCCATCGCCGAGCCGGGCCCGCGGCTGATCGAAGTGCAGGTGTAG
- a CDS encoding DUF4118 domain-containing protein: MRKGNDYILKLRPWSLSTFVVALLAVVLATATQEMFASFGMQFYFAAFVPAILIVGLMGGAPAGAFATIITVPIVWWVFMPPYFEFAWPTADDCDSIATFLLSSALLLGFSQLYREALAILRK, from the coding sequence ATGCGCAAGGGCAACGACTACATTCTGAAGCTGCGGCCTTGGTCATTGTCGACGTTCGTCGTCGCCCTGCTGGCCGTGGTGCTCGCCACCGCGACCCAGGAGATGTTCGCAAGCTTCGGCATGCAGTTCTATTTCGCGGCCTTCGTGCCGGCGATCCTGATCGTAGGCCTGATGGGCGGCGCGCCGGCCGGCGCCTTCGCCACCATCATCACGGTACCGATCGTGTGGTGGGTATTCATGCCCCCCTATTTCGAGTTCGCCTGGCCGACGGCCGACGACTGTGACAGCATCGCGACGTTCCTGCTGTCGAGCGCGCTCTTGCTCGGTTTCTCGCAGCTCTACCGGGAAGCGCTGGCCATTTTGCGGAAATAG
- the tenA gene encoding thiaminase II — MSFFERLKTEASAEWRAYTEHPFTNGLADGSLTEAAFRHYLAQDYLFLIEFARAYALSVYKSPKLVDMREAAAGLSAILDVEMNLHVKLCAGWGLSPNDLEQTPPAVETLAYTRYVLDAGMRGDLLALKVALAPCVIGYAEIATRLASRPDADAATNPYRVWIAEYAGAPYQEVAAKARAHLEHLADFYATPAREAELIAIFKEATRLEADFWEMGWRAGQRLE, encoded by the coding sequence GTGAGTTTCTTCGAGCGTCTAAAGACAGAAGCATCCGCTGAGTGGCGGGCCTACACCGAGCATCCCTTCACGAATGGATTGGCAGACGGCTCGCTCACAGAAGCGGCGTTTCGTCACTACCTCGCGCAGGACTACCTGTTCCTCATCGAGTTTGCGCGTGCCTACGCGCTCTCGGTCTACAAGTCGCCCAAGCTTGTCGACATGCGTGAAGCAGCGGCCGGCCTCTCGGCCATCCTTGATGTTGAGATGAACCTTCATGTGAAGCTCTGCGCCGGTTGGGGTCTATCTCCGAACGATCTTGAACAAACCCCTCCGGCGGTCGAGACGCTGGCCTACACACGCTACGTGCTCGACGCTGGAATGCGCGGCGACCTGCTGGCACTCAAGGTGGCTCTTGCCCCCTGCGTGATCGGGTACGCCGAGATCGCCACGCGGCTCGCCTCGCGACCCGATGCGGACGCTGCGACGAACCCCTATCGCGTTTGGATCGCCGAGTACGCCGGCGCGCCATACCAGGAGGTCGCGGCGAAAGCACGAGCGCACTTGGAGCATCTCGCCGATTTCTACGCCACGCCGGCCCGCGAGGCAGAGCTGATTGCGATCTTCAAGGAAGCCACCCGACTCGAGGCAGATTTCTGGGAGATGGGCTGGCGCGCGGGTCAGCGTCTCGAATAG
- a CDS encoding MHYT domain-containing protein yields MFEGHDPYLVALSVVIAILGGYTGFGLAARIRGTPDASHRVLLAGAAFFLAVGIWTMHFVGMLAAPLPAGTVYLVLPTIVSFLICALVVGISLFFVSIGEPSMLRVASSAVLLGLGIVSMHYVGMHGLSGDFAMAHDGAMVVLSVAIAIVTAYGGLRAFLARQGGVQLALSAVAFGVAVSGMHYTAMAGMHLVAPSEGSHHHIEGLAASSQMLSLVVALLCFVIAAGFLLSLVPDPRKKAGPTADMVAAVADPDRLAANVPSADASGAPTSPRLRPTPLGGIGQPPRVAPAPRLPVEGADGTHFIDTADIRSVRADAHYTKVHDGTRERMCPWSISEAEAQLDPGLFVRVHRSHIVAIPHVTFVRKEGDGAIIELDGPSPHRVPVSRAKIAEVKARLGLARRHA; encoded by the coding sequence ATGTTCGAAGGACACGATCCCTATCTTGTCGCGCTCTCGGTGGTGATCGCGATCCTGGGAGGATACACCGGCTTCGGCTTGGCTGCGCGCATCCGCGGCACGCCGGATGCGAGCCATCGCGTGTTGCTCGCGGGCGCAGCATTTTTCCTCGCCGTCGGCATCTGGACCATGCATTTCGTCGGCATGCTGGCGGCGCCATTGCCGGCGGGCACCGTCTATCTGGTGCTTCCGACCATCGTCTCATTCCTGATCTGCGCGCTGGTGGTCGGCATCTCGTTATTCTTTGTCAGCATCGGCGAGCCGTCGATGCTACGAGTGGCATCGTCGGCGGTCCTGCTCGGGCTCGGCATCGTCAGCATGCATTATGTCGGCATGCACGGGCTGTCGGGTGATTTTGCCATGGCGCATGACGGCGCCATGGTGGTGCTGTCGGTCGCAATCGCGATCGTCACGGCCTATGGCGGCCTGCGCGCCTTCCTGGCGCGGCAAGGCGGCGTGCAACTGGCGTTGAGCGCGGTCGCCTTCGGGGTCGCCGTGTCGGGCATGCACTATACCGCGATGGCCGGCATGCATCTGGTCGCGCCGTCGGAGGGATCTCATCATCACATCGAGGGACTGGCCGCATCGTCGCAAATGCTGTCGCTGGTGGTGGCGCTGCTCTGCTTCGTGATCGCGGCCGGTTTTCTGCTGTCGCTGGTGCCCGACCCGCGTAAGAAGGCCGGGCCGACGGCCGATATGGTCGCCGCCGTTGCGGACCCGGACCGCCTCGCGGCCAATGTGCCGTCGGCGGACGCGAGCGGCGCGCCCACCAGCCCGCGGCTGCGGCCGACTCCGCTCGGCGGCATCGGCCAGCCGCCCCGTGTCGCACCCGCGCCCCGGCTGCCGGTCGAAGGCGCCGACGGCACCCACTTCATCGATACCGCCGATATCAGGAGCGTGCGGGCCGACGCCCATTACACCAAGGTCCATGACGGCACCCGGGAGCGGATGTGTCCGTGGTCGATCTCGGAGGCCGAAGCCCAGCTCGACCCCGGCCTGTTCGTCCGGGTGCACCGCAGCCATATCGTCGCGATCCCCCACGTCACCTTCGTCCGCAAGGAAGGCGACGGCGCGATCATCGAACTCGACGGCCCGTCGCCGCACCGCGTGCCGGTCAGCCGCGCCAAGATCGCCGAGGTGAAGGCGCGATTGGGCCTCGCCCGGCGACACGCCTAG
- a CDS encoding xanthine dehydrogenase family protein subunit M codes for MIPGPFSYHRPATVADAVKLLSTLGDEARPLAGGHSLVPMMKLRLATPEHLVDLHNVAGLKGIRRDGNNVVIGAMTTQHELLASDEITKSIPILHETALLIADPQVRYRGTVGGNVANGDPGNDMPALMMTLGATYHLDGPDGAREVAATDYYQGAYFTAIEPGELLTSISIPVPAAGHGYAYEKLKRKVGDYATAAAAVVLTMSGGKVATCAIGLTNLSETPLLADAAAKAVIGTSLDAATLKKAAAAAQAIMAPAADARGPVEYRKHVGGIMVTRALQRAAAKAS; via the coding sequence ATGATACCTGGCCCATTCAGCTATCACCGGCCGGCGACGGTCGCCGACGCGGTCAAACTGCTCTCGACGCTTGGCGATGAGGCCCGTCCGCTCGCCGGCGGCCACAGCCTGGTTCCGATGATGAAGCTTCGGCTGGCGACGCCGGAGCATCTCGTCGACCTGCATAACGTCGCCGGGCTGAAAGGCATCCGCCGCGACGGCAACAACGTCGTGATCGGGGCCATGACCACCCAGCACGAGTTGCTGGCTTCCGATGAGATCACCAAATCCATCCCGATCCTGCACGAAACGGCGCTCCTCATTGCTGATCCGCAGGTGCGCTACCGCGGCACCGTCGGTGGCAACGTCGCCAACGGTGATCCCGGCAACGACATGCCGGCGCTGATGATGACGCTGGGGGCCACCTATCATCTCGACGGTCCGGACGGCGCGCGCGAGGTTGCGGCAACCGATTACTATCAGGGAGCCTATTTCACCGCGATCGAACCCGGTGAACTTCTGACCTCAATCTCGATTCCGGTCCCCGCGGCCGGCCATGGCTATGCCTATGAGAAGCTGAAGCGGAAGGTCGGCGACTACGCCACCGCTGCGGCTGCGGTGGTGCTGACCATGTCCGGCGGTAAGGTCGCGACCTGTGCGATCGGGCTCACCAATCTGTCGGAAACCCCGTTGCTGGCCGATGCGGCCGCCAAGGCGGTGATCGGCACCAGCCTCGATGCGGCCACCCTGAAGAAGGCCGCTGCAGCCGCGCAAGCGATCATGGCCCCCGCCGCCGATGCGCGCGGCCCGGTCGAATACCGCAAGCATGTCGGCGGAATCATGGTCACGCGCGCGTTGCAGCGCGCCGCAGCCAAAGCCAGCTAG
- a CDS encoding (2Fe-2S)-binding protein, producing the protein MAKTHVTMKVNGAEVEGLVEPRTLLVHFIRENLQMTGTHIGCETTHCGACTVDIDGMSVKSCTMFAVQASGSDITTIEGIANADGSLSALQEGFRMMHGLQCGFCTPGMIMRAQRLLKENPSPSEDEIRMGISGNICRCTGYQNIVKAIQYAAAKINGVEFREAAE; encoded by the coding sequence ATGGCAAAAACGCACGTCACCATGAAGGTGAACGGCGCCGAGGTCGAAGGCCTCGTCGAGCCGCGCACGTTGCTCGTGCATTTCATCCGCGAGAATTTGCAGATGACCGGTACCCATATCGGCTGCGAGACCACGCATTGCGGCGCCTGCACCGTCGATATCGACGGCATGTCCGTGAAATCCTGCACCATGTTCGCGGTGCAGGCCAGCGGCTCTGACATCACGACCATCGAGGGGATAGCCAATGCCGACGGCTCGCTCTCCGCGCTGCAGGAAGGTTTCCGCATGATGCACGGCTTGCAATGCGGCTTCTGCACGCCGGGCATGATCATGCGCGCGCAGCGGCTTCTCAAGGAGAACCCATCACCGAGCGAAGACGAAATCCGGATGGGCATTTCCGGCAACATCTGCCGCTGCACGGGCTACCAGAACATCGTCAAAGCCATTCAATACGCCGCCGCCAAGATCAACGGCGTGGAATTCCGGGAGGCCGCAGAATGA
- a CDS encoding aerobic carbon-monoxide dehydrogenase large subunit, which produces MNDMTPTREQRTAALEGMGCKRKRVEDIRFTQGKGNYVDDVKLPGMLHGDFVRSPHAHARVKSIDDTEALKVPGVLAVITAETLKTVNLAWMPTLAGDVQMVLADGKVLFQNQEVAFVVATDRYAADDGINKVKVEYEALPPLIDPFKAMDKDAPVLREDLAGKIAGAHGPRKHHNHIFEWTVGDKDLTDAAFKKAEVTIKEMISYHRTHPSPLETCQCVCSFDKIKGELTIWGTFQAPHVIRTVVALIAKLPEQKIHVISPDIGGGFGNKVGAYPGYICAAVASIVTGKPVKWVEDRIENLTATSFARDYHMTTEIAATKEGKVTALRVHVLADHGAFDACADPSKWPAGFFNIVTGSYDFPTAHLSVDGIYTNKAPGGVAYRCSFRVTEAAYCIERAMDILAQKLGMDPAELRLKNFIRPEQFPYHSALGWEYDSGNYATAMKKAMETVRYAELRKEQETMRAAFKRGETREIMGIGVSFFTEIVGAGPSKNCDILGIAMFDSCEIRMHPTGAGIARMGTKSQGQGHETTWAQIIATEIGIPADNIMVEEGNTDTAPYGLGTYGSRSTPVAGAAIAMAARKIKAKAQMIAAYKLEVHEDDLEWDIDGFRVKGLPEKVMSMKDICWAAYNSVPPGMEPGLEAVSYYDPPNMTYPFGAYICVMTIDVDTGVYKVKRFYALDDCGTRINPMIIEGQVHGGLTEAFAIAMGQEIRYDAEGNVVTGSFMDFFMPTAVETPHWETDFTVTPSPHHPIGAKGVGESPNVGGVPAFSNAVNDAFSFLGSTHIQMPHDFWRNWQAAKNLGVFASP; this is translated from the coding sequence ATGAACGACATGACTCCCACGCGGGAACAACGCACCGCCGCGCTCGAAGGTATGGGCTGCAAGCGTAAGCGGGTCGAGGACATCCGCTTCACCCAGGGCAAGGGCAATTACGTCGACGACGTGAAGCTGCCGGGTATGCTGCATGGCGATTTCGTCCGCTCGCCGCATGCCCATGCGCGCGTCAAATCGATCGACGACACGGAGGCGCTGAAGGTCCCGGGCGTGCTCGCGGTCATCACCGCGGAGACGCTGAAGACCGTCAACCTCGCCTGGATGCCCACGCTCGCCGGCGACGTGCAGATGGTGCTCGCCGACGGCAAGGTGTTGTTTCAGAATCAGGAAGTTGCCTTCGTGGTTGCGACCGACCGCTACGCTGCCGACGACGGCATCAACAAGGTCAAGGTCGAGTACGAGGCGCTGCCGCCGCTGATCGATCCGTTCAAGGCGATGGACAAGGATGCGCCGGTCTTGCGCGAGGATCTCGCCGGCAAGATCGCGGGTGCGCACGGCCCGCGCAAGCATCACAACCACATCTTCGAATGGACCGTCGGCGACAAGGATTTGACGGACGCCGCCTTCAAGAAGGCCGAGGTGACGATCAAGGAAATGATCTCCTATCACCGCACCCATCCGTCGCCGCTCGAGACCTGCCAGTGCGTCTGCTCCTTCGACAAGATCAAGGGCGAGCTGACGATCTGGGGCACCTTCCAGGCGCCGCACGTGATCCGCACCGTGGTGGCGCTGATCGCGAAACTGCCCGAGCAGAAGATCCATGTGATATCGCCTGACATCGGCGGCGGTTTCGGCAACAAGGTTGGCGCCTATCCCGGTTATATCTGTGCGGCTGTCGCCTCCATCGTCACCGGCAAGCCAGTGAAATGGGTCGAGGACCGTATCGAGAATTTGACCGCGACCTCGTTCGCCCGCGACTATCACATGACCACGGAAATTGCCGCGACGAAGGAGGGCAAGGTTACGGCGTTGCGCGTCCACGTGCTCGCCGATCACGGCGCGTTCGATGCCTGCGCCGACCCGTCGAAATGGCCGGCGGGCTTCTTCAACATTGTCACTGGCTCCTATGACTTCCCGACCGCGCATCTTTCGGTCGACGGCATCTACACCAATAAGGCGCCCGGCGGTGTCGCTTATCGGTGCTCGTTCCGCGTCACCGAGGCGGCCTATTGCATCGAGCGGGCGATGGACATCCTGGCGCAGAAGCTCGGCATGGATCCGGCGGAGCTGCGGCTGAAGAACTTCATCAGGCCGGAGCAGTTCCCCTATCACTCGGCGCTGGGCTGGGAATACGATTCCGGCAACTACGCCACCGCGATGAAGAAGGCGATGGAGACGGTAAGATACGCCGAGCTCCGCAAGGAGCAGGAGACGATGCGTGCCGCGTTCAAGCGCGGCGAGACCCGCGAGATCATGGGCATCGGCGTCTCCTTCTTCACCGAGATCGTCGGCGCCGGCCCGTCGAAGAACTGCGACATCTTGGGGATCGCCATGTTCGATTCCTGCGAGATCCGCATGCATCCGACCGGTGCGGGCATCGCGCGGATGGGCACCAAGAGCCAGGGCCAGGGTCACGAGACAACCTGGGCGCAGATCATCGCTACCGAGATCGGGATCCCCGCCGACAACATCATGGTCGAGGAGGGCAACACCGACACCGCGCCCTACGGGCTCGGCACCTACGGCTCGCGCTCAACGCCGGTCGCGGGCGCCGCAATTGCGATGGCTGCGCGCAAGATCAAGGCCAAGGCGCAGATGATCGCCGCCTACAAGCTCGAGGTCCACGAAGACGATCTCGAGTGGGACATCGACGGCTTCCGCGTCAAGGGTCTGCCGGAGAAGGTCATGTCGATGAAGGACATCTGCTGGGCCGCGTACAATTCCGTGCCGCCCGGCATGGAGCCCGGGCTGGAGGCGGTAAGCTATTACGATCCGCCCAACATGACCTATCCGTTCGGAGCCTATATCTGCGTCATGACCATCGATGTCGACACCGGCGTCTACAAGGTCAAGCGCTTCTATGCGCTCGACGATTGCGGCACACGGATCAACCCGATGATCATCGAGGGCCAGGTGCATGGTGGCCTCACCGAGGCCTTCGCGATCGCGATGGGGCAGGAGATCCGCTACGACGCCGAGGGCAACGTGGTCACCGGCTCGTTCATGGACTTCTTCATGCCGACCGCGGTCGAGACGCCGCATTGGGAGACCGACTTCACCGTCACCCCGTCGCCGCACCATCCGATCGGTGCCAAGGGCGTCGGCGAAAGCCCGAATGTCGGCGGCGTGCCGGCATTCTCCAACGCTGTCAACGACGCGTTCTCGTTCCTCGGCTCGACTCACATCCAGATGCCGCATGATTTTTGGCGAAACTGGCAGGCGGCGAAGAACCTCGGCGTGTTCGCTTCACCATGA
- a CDS encoding MoxR family ATPase produces the protein MKTRDHITQALGNAGYIADGELATAISLMQLLRRPLLLEGEAGVGKTEVAKALAAVHATELIRLQCYEGLDQSAALYEWNYQRQLLSIQAHRGADADAVEDRIFSEKYLLERPLLAAIRRDRPPVLLIDEIDRADDEFEAFLLELLSDFQVSIPELGTIKATAIPHVVLTSNGTRELSDALRRRCLYHYVDYPDVEREARIIMARIDGAGASLALQIARMVEGVRKEELRKVPGVAETLDWATALVGLDVKDLHDAPETVHETLMCLLKTQEDKARVTREVSERLLGKVA, from the coding sequence ATGAAGACCCGCGACCACATCACGCAAGCACTCGGCAACGCCGGCTATATCGCCGACGGCGAGCTTGCGACCGCGATCTCGCTGATGCAGCTGTTGCGGCGCCCGCTTTTGCTGGAAGGCGAGGCGGGCGTCGGCAAGACCGAAGTGGCGAAGGCGCTAGCCGCCGTGCATGCGACCGAACTGATCCGCCTGCAATGCTACGAGGGGCTCGACCAATCGGCGGCGCTCTACGAGTGGAACTACCAGCGCCAATTGCTGTCGATCCAGGCCCATCGTGGCGCCGATGCCGATGCGGTCGAGGACCGGATCTTCTCGGAGAAGTATCTCTTGGAGCGGCCGCTGCTCGCGGCGATCCGCCGTGACAGGCCGCCAGTGCTGCTGATCGACGAGATAGACCGCGCCGACGACGAGTTCGAGGCGTTCCTGCTGGAGCTGTTGTCGGACTTCCAGGTCTCGATCCCCGAACTCGGCACGATCAAGGCGACCGCGATCCCGCATGTCGTGCTGACGTCGAATGGCACGCGCGAACTTTCCGACGCGCTGCGCCGGCGCTGCCTCTACCACTATGTCGACTACCCCGACGTCGAGCGCGAGGCGCGCATCATCATGGCGCGTATTGACGGCGCCGGCGCCTCGCTGGCGCTGCAGATTGCGCGCATGGTCGAGGGCGTCCGCAAGGAGGAACTCCGCAAGGTGCCGGGCGTCGCGGAGACGCTGGATTGGGCGACGGCGCTGGTCGGGCTTGACGTGAAAGACTTGCACGATGCGCCCGAGACCGTGCACGAAACCCTGATGTGCCTGCTCAAGACGCAGGAGGACAAGGCGCGGGTGACGCGCGAGGTTAGCGAACGTTTGTTGGGGAAGGTTGCATGA